One part of the Anaerolineales bacterium genome encodes these proteins:
- a CDS encoding thioredoxin family protein, whose amino-acid sequence MKTSPVFFATITSLALLGQGCLASPSPSATLPEPALRETSQTPPEEGGPKIDADENLLSVNTAGTATYSVYTKDAYEAARKNGNPIILFFYANWCPTCSAEEPVFRTEISQTARAIKAFRVNYKDTDTDEDERSLAKTFDIFLQHTFIYLNSDGTEYTRTIGTQGGNTIRRNIKGLR is encoded by the coding sequence ATGAAAACCTCTCCCGTCTTTTTCGCCACAATCACAAGTCTCGCCCTTCTTGGACAAGGGTGCCTGGCATCTCCCTCCCCTTCCGCCACCCTGCCGGAACCCGCGCTTCGAGAAACGTCTCAAACTCCCCCCGAAGAGGGGGGTCCGAAAATAGACGCTGACGAAAACCTGCTCTCGGTAAATACTGCCGGAACCGCGACATATTCCGTATACACGAAAGATGCCTATGAAGCCGCGCGAAAGAACGGGAATCCTATTATCCTATTTTTCTACGCCAACTGGTGTCCCACGTGTTCCGCAGAAGAACCCGTCTTCCGGACGGAGATTTCACAAACCGCGCGCGCGATAAAAGCATTCCGCGTGAACTATAAAGATACGGATACGGATGAGGACGAACGATCGCTCGCGAAGACATTCGATATTTTTCTCCAGCATACCTTTATCTATCTTAATAGCGACGGAACCGAGTATACGCGAACCATCGGAACACAGGGCGGCAATACCATACGCCGGAATATCAAAGGACTCCGCTGA
- a CDS encoding helix-turn-helix domain-containing protein, whose protein sequence is MAKEHTIYNCLRNLRQEKKITQEQLAKAVGVSRQTICSMEKGDYVPSLSLALLLAQHFNHPVEHVFQLKRVCE, encoded by the coding sequence ATGGCCAAAGAACATACAATCTATAATTGTCTTCGCAATCTCCGACAGGAGAAGAAGATTACTCAAGAGCAGCTCGCGAAAGCGGTCGGCGTCAGTCGCCAGACAATTTGCTCCATGGAGAAAGGCGACTATGTGCCGTCCCTCTCTCTCGCATTGCTCTTGGCGCAACACTTCAATCATCCTGTTGAACATGTGTTTCAGCTGAAACGCGTTTGCGAATAA
- a CDS encoding host attachment protein, with amino-acid sequence MQLPKDLQHFPDPTLIVLTDEQEARIFLAGGDAYQTLDSLALPREFKSDAEGSFVSSDGSRVGGPSSDLHDTPRKEAFAKTVAEAITRYVREGHAVVVHLVSPPEMLHLIQARLPADVKPHIAKTLAKDLMKNDILDVIKRLFTLPGA; translated from the coding sequence ATGCAGCTCCCCAAAGACCTCCAGCATTTTCCCGATCCCACGCTTATCGTTCTCACCGATGAGCAGGAAGCGCGCATATTCCTTGCGGGCGGCGATGCATACCAAACGCTCGACAGCCTTGCTCTGCCGCGCGAATTCAAAAGCGACGCGGAAGGATCATTTGTAAGCTCGGACGGTTCGCGCGTGGGCGGTCCGTCGAGCGACCTCCATGATACGCCTCGAAAAGAGGCTTTCGCGAAAACCGTTGCGGAAGCCATCACACGCTATGTCCGCGAAGGACATGCCGTCGTCGTTCATCTCGTTTCCCCGCCGGAAATGCTGCATCTCATCCAAGCACGTCTCCCTGCCGATGTGAAACCGCATATCGCAAAGACGCTCGCAAAAGATCTCATGAAAAACGATATTCTCGATGTGATCAAACGGCTCTTTACCCTGCCGGGGGCATGA